From one Eucalyptus grandis isolate ANBG69807.140 chromosome 9, ASM1654582v1, whole genome shotgun sequence genomic stretch:
- the LOC120288366 gene encoding probable disease resistance protein At4g27220 — MAEAIAYPVASNLLSKLGECLFAPIGRQFGYVLCYKCYVEDLKNGVKELEIAWERVQHDVQDAKNNGKPIYTDVENWLKCESANNACFCGWLPNPVVRHPIGRKVKKITKVILGLQEKSPNNKFQKVYYESSPIGIASATTYNKEDLPESRAKIMEDVMRAIVDDKVCAIGVWGAGGVGKSKLLEDVERQIKEQKLYDVVAKANISRSPDLKRIQGEIAHALGLKLMNEKTTYGRANCLRKRLESDNEKNILIILDNLWEKLELKEVGIPCGDDNKVRGCKLLLTSRYRDVLRIDMCSNQQFQLNELEDGEAQRLFERIVGDKVKNPEFTSLVRRVVKNCGGLPLLIVSLAKRLKHEDLAAWRNASTYIDVSNVKSLVETNYNDLKDERIRSLFLICALESGRISLRDNFIYCMGLGLFKKFSNTLENARDRLIMDLHSLQDSSLLLDSNDTEKFRMHDIFVDATISILSTEWNALVGRKDFGFKEWSTHELRECTAISFLLVGIDELPKNLDCPNLRMLLLAEHNQSLKIPESFFESMEKLQVLDITGLSFTSLPPSIELLGNLKSLCLDDCHLEDVTVLGKLKRLQFLSFFKSAIPRLPKEIGELTELRFLDLTVHWLKVIEPGVLKSLVNLEELYMEDSLISGRLRMKHRQAMPAWLS; from the exons ATGGCCGAGGCAATTGCTTACCCTGTTGCATCCAATCTTTTGTCGAAACTCGGCGAGTGTCTGTTTGCTCCTATTGGACGCCAGTTTGGGTACGTGCTGTGCTACAAGTGCTACGTCGAAGATCTGAAAAATGGAGTCAAGGAGCTAGAGATTGCATGGGAAAGGGTGCAGCACGACGTCCAAGATGCCAAGAATAACGGAAAACCCATATACACCGATGTTGAGAATTGGCTGAAGT GTGAAAGTGCAAACAATGCTTGCTTCTGTGGGTGGCTTCCCAATCCCGTGGTGCGCCATCCAATTGGCAGGAAGGTAAAGAAGATAACTAAAGTCATTCTGGGACTCCAAGAGAAAAGCCCAAATAATAAATTCCAGAAGGTCTACTATGAGAGTTCTCCGATAGGAATTGCCAGTGCTACCACTTACAACAAAGAAGATCTCCCAGAGTCCAGGGCCAAAATCATGGAGGATGTAATGAGGGCTATAGTTGATGACAAGGTCTGTGCGATTGGGGTGTGGGGAGCAGGTGGAGTTGGCAAATCCAAGCTTTTGGAGGATGTGGAAAGGCAAATTAAGGAACAAAAGCTGTACGACGTGGTTGCCAAGGCAAATATATCACGAAGTCCAGACCTAAAAAGAATTCAGGGAGAAATCGCTCACGCATTGGGCTTGAAGCTAATGAATGAGAAAACTACATATGGTAGAGCTAATTGTTTACGTAAGAGGTTAGAGAGTgataatgagaaaaatattctcataattttagataatttgtgGGAGAAGCTTGAGTTGAAGGAAGTTGGAATCCCTTGTGGAGATGATAATAAAGTAAGAGGCTGTAAACTATTGCTAACGTCTAGATACCGAGATGTTTTGCGCATTGACATGTGCTCTAACCAACAATTCCAACTCAATGAGTTGGAGGATGGAGAAGCACAGAGACTTTTCGAAAGGATAGTGGGGGACAAAGTTAAGAATCCCGAGTTTACAAGCTTGGTGAGGAGAGTGGTCAagaattgtggaggcttgccACTTTTGATTGTTTCGTTGGCAAAAAGGTTGAAGCACGAAGATTTGGCTGCATGGAGGAATGCTTCGACCTATATAGATGTGTCGAATGTAAAATCACTAGTGGAAACAAATTACAATGACTTAAAAGATGAGAGGATTAGATCATTGTTCCTGATTTGTGCTCTAGAGTCTGGGAGAATTTCACTTAGGGATAACTTTATCTACTGCATGGGTTTgggtttatttaaaaaattcagcaaCACCCTCGAAAATgctagagataggttgattaTGGATCTACATAGCCTGCAGGACTCTTCTTTGTTACTAGATAGTAATGACACGGAAAAGTTTAGAATGCATGACATATTTGTTGATGCGACCATCTCTATTTTGTCCACGGAATGGAACGCCTTGGTCGGGAGGAAGGATTTTGGGTTTAAAGAATGGTCAACGCATGAGCTCAGAGAATGCACCGCAATATCCTTCTTATTGGTTGGCATTGATGAGCTTCCTAAAAATTTGGATTGCCCAAACTTGAGGATGCTTCTACTAGCCGAACACAACCAGTCTCTCAAAATTCCCGAGTCATTTTTTGAGTCTATGGAGAAGCTCCAAGTCTTGGACATTACTGGCTTATCTTTCACTTCTCTACCCCCATCGATTGAGCTCCTTGGAAACCTCAAGTCCTTATGTCTTGATGACTGCCATCTAGAGGATGTAACTGTTCTTGGAAAGCTAAAAAGATTGCAATTCCTAAGTTTCTTCAAATCAGCAATCCCTCGACTGCCCAAAGAAATAGGTGAATTAacagaattgagatttttggacttGACAGTGCACTGGCTCAAAGTTATTGAACCAGGTGTGCTCAAaagcttggttaatttagaagaaCTGTATATGGAAGACAGTTTGATCAGTGGGAGGCTGAGGATGAAGCACCGCCAAGCAATGCCAGCCTGGCTGAGttga